Proteins from a genomic interval of Clostridium sp. AN503:
- a CDS encoding DMT family transporter yields the protein MNRQRRKAVFCAAAAGSMWGTIGLFVNLAGRYGIRSLELTVVRMVIAAAALGVWLLAADRKLLQIRASDVPWFAVAGILCLLLFNVSYGIAIEKSSMAAAAVLLYTSPVFVTVIAVPVFGERITRRKLAAVLLAVTGCAFVSGIMSGTVMFPADAFFWGILAAFGYAMYSITAGALLKRYHPLTVLFYAFLSAAVAGCVLADMGLVVYSITQKPQVVPILAAAACVCNIFSYLLYNTALKSMEPGSVAVIASVEPAAAAILGAVVLGERIGFFGAAGIGCILAAIVVLNGQAGRRKYERKASGAYQDPCGSGGVDDSETTVPPASHFGAQCEKLHRGN from the coding sequence ATGAACAGGCAAAGAAGAAAGGCAGTTTTCTGTGCGGCAGCAGCGGGCAGTATGTGGGGAACCATCGGGCTGTTCGTCAACCTGGCGGGCCGTTATGGCATCCGCTCCCTGGAGCTGACTGTAGTGCGGATGGTGATCGCCGCCGCGGCCCTTGGAGTGTGGCTGCTGGCTGCCGACAGGAAGCTGCTTCAGATCAGGGCGTCTGATGTTCCGTGGTTTGCTGTTGCGGGAATCCTGTGCCTGCTGCTTTTTAATGTGAGCTACGGGATCGCTATCGAAAAGTCCTCCATGGCTGCTGCGGCTGTCCTTCTGTACACGTCGCCTGTGTTTGTGACGGTGATCGCGGTCCCGGTGTTTGGGGAACGGATCACCAGGCGAAAGCTGGCGGCGGTTTTGCTCGCTGTCACGGGCTGTGCCTTTGTATCGGGGATCATGTCTGGAACTGTGATGTTTCCGGCAGACGCCTTTTTCTGGGGCATCCTGGCGGCATTTGGCTACGCCATGTACAGCATTACGGCGGGGGCGCTGCTGAAACGGTACCATCCTCTGACGGTTCTGTTTTACGCATTTTTATCGGCGGCGGTTGCGGGATGTGTGCTTGCGGATATGGGACTGGTAGTGTATAGTATTACTCAAAAGCCTCAGGTGGTACCAATTTTGGCAGCAGCGGCGTGTGTCTGCAATATTTTTTCTTATTTGCTGTATAATACGGCCCTGAAATCCATGGAACCGGGCAGTGTGGCGGTCATCGCGTCGGTAGAACCGGCTGCTGCGGCCATACTGGGAGCGGTTGTGCTGGGGGAACGGATAGGATTTTTCGGCGCGGCGGGGATCGGGTGCATCCTGGCGGCGATCGTGGTGTTAAACGGACAGGCGGGGAGAAGGAAATATGAGAGAAAAGCATCTGGCGCTTATCAGGATCCTTGTGGATCAGGAGGGGTGGATGACAGCGAAACAACTGTCCCTCCAGCTTCACATTTCGGAGCGCAGTGTGAAAAATTACATAGGGGAAATTAA
- a CDS encoding PRD domain-containing protein: protein MTAKQLSLQLHISERSVKNYIGEINYFENSLIEGSRKGYWIKRERGRELLGRQQGSLPETPGERVNYMIAQLLTSDSEHGGGIDLYDISEEIFVSYETLKKDMVRVRKKLKEYGLYANVSGPEVTLEGRELDKRRLLSGILYEEFNKNIMSLDMVQKAFPDYDMELLRDIVLTECKRYHYFVNDYAMVNLILDLVISMDRIRKNCTFRTHTAQRHQYGIRETELSGRIADRIEAVFAVRFTELEMEELTALLISHLMKVDYDTLNRENIQDFIGPECADIVGKILEYLNENYFIDTENDEFVVKFSVHIHNLLRRLEHEYTTKNPLTEHIKNSCPLIFECAVGVANCLSQMTGYRVDEDEIAYIALHIGGNLETWEKQKDKLGCILLSPQYYDLADIMMEKLEGSFSDDLVVKTVITKPSELKSVRREELVISTIALEPEDGQQVVQVNPFLHERDLAAIRKKIAELKQAGKRRRLREMLLQITSPELFCKNGDMSDRKQALSHMVGALEAQGYVGEGFMAEVEDREAHSSTAFGRLAVPHSLKMEASRTGMYILLSDKPITWGEHMVNVVLLFAINRQDRELFHEIFDNLIVLLLEYQSLEKVLGSGSYAEFIESILECEPI from the coding sequence ATGACAGCGAAACAACTGTCCCTCCAGCTTCACATTTCGGAGCGCAGTGTGAAAAATTACATAGGGGAAATTAATTATTTTGAGAACAGCCTGATCGAAGGCTCCAGGAAAGGCTACTGGATCAAACGGGAGCGGGGGAGGGAGCTGCTTGGGCGGCAGCAGGGCAGCCTGCCGGAAACGCCCGGCGAGCGGGTCAACTATATGATCGCCCAGCTTCTCACCAGCGACAGTGAGCATGGGGGAGGGATCGATCTCTATGATATCAGCGAGGAGATCTTCGTAAGCTACGAGACTCTTAAAAAGGACATGGTCAGGGTGCGGAAGAAGCTGAAGGAATACGGGCTTTATGCCAATGTCTCAGGTCCGGAGGTGACGTTAGAGGGGAGGGAGCTTGACAAGCGCCGTCTCTTAAGCGGCATTCTCTATGAGGAATTTAACAAGAATATCATGAGCCTGGATATGGTGCAGAAGGCATTTCCTGATTACGATATGGAGCTTTTGCGGGATATCGTCCTGACGGAATGCAAGCGGTATCACTATTTTGTCAATGATTATGCCATGGTGAACCTGATCCTGGATCTTGTGATCAGTATGGACCGGATACGGAAAAACTGCACGTTCCGCACCCACACGGCCCAGAGGCATCAGTACGGCATCCGGGAGACGGAGCTTTCCGGGAGGATCGCGGACCGGATTGAGGCGGTTTTTGCAGTGCGGTTTACGGAGCTTGAGATGGAGGAGCTGACGGCCCTTTTGATCAGCCATCTGATGAAGGTGGATTATGATACCTTGAACCGCGAGAATATCCAGGACTTTATCGGGCCGGAATGCGCGGATATTGTGGGGAAGATCCTGGAATATTTAAATGAGAATTATTTTATTGATACGGAAAATGATGAGTTTGTAGTGAAATTTTCCGTCCACATCCATAATCTGCTGCGGCGTCTGGAACATGAATACACCACCAAAAACCCGCTGACGGAGCATATCAAAAACTCCTGCCCGCTGATCTTTGAGTGTGCCGTGGGCGTGGCCAACTGTTTGAGCCAGATGACCGGCTACCGGGTGGACGAGGATGAGATCGCCTATATCGCCCTGCACATCGGCGGGAACCTGGAGACCTGGGAAAAGCAGAAGGATAAGCTGGGCTGTATCCTTTTGTCTCCCCAGTATTACGATCTGGCGGATATTATGATGGAGAAGCTGGAGGGGAGTTTTTCTGACGACCTGGTGGTAAAGACGGTGATCACCAAGCCGTCGGAGCTTAAGTCAGTCCGCCGGGAGGAACTGGTCATCTCAACCATTGCGCTTGAGCCGGAGGATGGACAGCAGGTGGTACAGGTCAATCCCTTCCTCCATGAACGGGATCTTGCGGCGATCCGAAAGAAGATCGCAGAGCTGAAGCAGGCAGGGAAGCGGAGACGTCTGCGGGAGATGCTCCTTCAGATCACATCCCCGGAGCTGTTCTGCAAAAATGGGGATATGAGTGACCGGAAGCAGGCGCTTTCCCATATGGTAGGCGCCCTGGAGGCGCAGGGATATGTGGGGGAGGGCTTTATGGCTGAGGTGGAGGACCGGGAAGCGCATTCTTCTACGGCCTTTGGCAGGCTGGCGGTGCCCCATTCCCTGAAAATGGAGGCCAGCCGGACCGGCATGTATATCCTGCTGAGCGACAAGCCGATCACCTGGGGGGAGCATATGGTGAACGTGGTGCTGCTGTTTGCCATCAACCGGCAGGACCGGGAGCTGTTCCACGAGATCTTCGACAATCTGATCGTGCTGCTTTTAGAATACCAGAGTCTGGAAAAGGTGCTTGGAAGCGGCAGCTATGCGGAGTTTATTGAGTCAATATTAGAATGTGAGCCGATATAA
- a CDS encoding biotin-independent malonate decarboxylase subunit beta, with protein MRSWAEMQGQSFFESTARQRAVGLVDEGTFTELLSPIDKMTSPHLPVLGEAVSFDDGVVTGVGRIGKRTVFIISQEGRFIGGAVGEVHGAKMVGAFRLAQQVYEKTIEKYPDDHEDRTPAVIISFETGGVRLHEANAGLLAHAEVMEQIQHCRGRVPVIGLVGSKVGCFGGMGFVAVSTDLVIMSPLGRIGLTGPEVIEEAMGKKEFDASDKGLIYRITGGKHKYIMGDAAYLVKDSVGAFREQVCQVLELSYEEIAAHRSIGSRSLVEDQLKLVRLAAELNPKDATDVWEYFGNENSRAIPDMDYETFMREVKVRPGR; from the coding sequence ATGAGAAGCTGGGCTGAGATGCAGGGGCAGAGCTTTTTTGAGTCCACCGCCAGACAGCGCGCGGTAGGCCTTGTGGATGAAGGGACATTTACGGAGCTGTTGTCTCCCATTGACAAAATGACAAGTCCTCACCTGCCGGTCCTGGGGGAGGCGGTCTCTTTTGACGACGGCGTTGTGACGGGAGTTGGAAGGATCGGAAAACGGACGGTATTTATCATTTCCCAGGAGGGGCGTTTTATCGGCGGCGCGGTGGGAGAGGTCCACGGTGCAAAAATGGTGGGGGCCTTCCGGCTGGCGCAGCAGGTATATGAAAAGACGATTGAGAAGTATCCGGATGATCATGAGGACCGCACCCCGGCGGTGATCATTTCTTTCGAGACGGGCGGCGTCCGCCTTCACGAGGCCAATGCAGGGCTGCTGGCCCACGCGGAGGTGATGGAACAGATCCAGCATTGCAGGGGCAGGGTGCCGGTCATCGGGCTGGTGGGCAGCAAAGTGGGCTGTTTTGGCGGTATGGGATTTGTGGCAGTATCCACGGACTTGGTGATCATGAGCCCTCTTGGAAGAATTGGCTTGACCGGCCCGGAGGTCATTGAGGAGGCCATGGGCAAGAAGGAATTTGACGCCTCCGACAAAGGGCTGATCTACCGGATCACAGGGGGGAAACACAAGTACATCATGGGGGACGCCGCCTATCTGGTTAAGGACTCCGTGGGAGCCTTCCGGGAACAGGTATGTCAGGTTTTGGAGTTGTCCTATGAGGAGATTGCCGCCCACCGGAGTATTGGGAGCCGCAGCCTGGTGGAGGATCAGCTTAAGCTGGTGCGTCTGGCAGCAGAGTTAAATCCGAAGGATGCCACGGATGTGTGGGAGTATTTTGGGAACGAAAACAGCAGGGCGATTCCGGATATGGACTATGAGACGTTTATGAGGGAAGTAAAAGTAAGGCCAGGGAGGTAG
- the mdcA gene encoding malonate decarboxylase subunit alpha, which translates to MEENKKNWDTLKRDRIKRVREAIPLVSMGKIVDASNAVKLLETVIRPFDKVSIEGDNQKQADFLAECLCRVDPERVHDLHMVQSAISLPAHLDLFEKKIARKVDFSYSGSQAGRLAEFVRDGKIEIGAIHTYLELFGRYFIDLTPRVAITAAVSADRDGNLYTGFNTEDTPVVIQAAKFKQGIVIAQVNEIVDRVPRVDIPGDWVDFVIQAPKPFYVEPLFTRDPANITDSQILRAMMVIKGIYAEYGIESLNHGVGFDTAAIELLLPTYGEELGLKGKICKYFSLNPHPTLIPAIESGWIKSIHSFGGESGMEDYVAARSDVFFVGPDDSLRSNRTYCQAAGHYGIDLFIGGTLQIDKYGNSSTATASRIAGFGGAPNMGCDPRGRRHSSDAWLKCGSEDGLQRQLIGEMPRGRRLVVQLQETFREKMAPGFVDRLDAWKLAESAGLPIPPVMIYGDDLTHIVTEEGIAYLHKCASLKDRMAAIRAVAGYTEIGLLENPEETKELRRKGIVKTPEDLGIDITRANRNLLAAKNVRDLVAWSGGLYHPPAKFRNW; encoded by the coding sequence ATGGAAGAAAATAAGAAAAACTGGGATACGCTGAAGCGGGACCGGATAAAACGGGTCCGGGAGGCGATTCCACTGGTGAGCATGGGAAAGATCGTAGATGCGTCTAATGCGGTGAAACTATTGGAGACGGTGATCAGACCGTTCGACAAGGTGTCCATAGAAGGGGACAACCAGAAACAGGCGGATTTTCTGGCGGAGTGTCTCTGCAGGGTTGACCCGGAACGGGTGCACGACCTGCATATGGTACAGTCGGCGATCTCCCTGCCTGCCCATCTGGATCTATTTGAGAAAAAGATCGCGCGGAAGGTGGATTTTTCCTATTCCGGGTCCCAGGCGGGACGGCTGGCGGAGTTTGTGCGGGATGGAAAGATTGAGATTGGCGCGATCCACACGTATCTGGAACTCTTTGGGCGGTATTTTATCGATCTGACGCCGAGAGTGGCGATCACAGCGGCGGTATCGGCGGACCGGGACGGGAACCTATACACCGGGTTTAATACGGAGGATACGCCGGTGGTGATCCAGGCTGCCAAGTTCAAGCAGGGGATCGTGATCGCGCAGGTCAATGAGATTGTGGACCGGGTCCCCCGGGTAGATATTCCGGGAGACTGGGTGGATTTTGTGATCCAGGCGCCGAAGCCGTTTTATGTGGAGCCGTTGTTTACCAGAGATCCGGCCAATATCACGGACTCCCAGATCCTGCGTGCCATGATGGTGATCAAGGGGATCTATGCGGAGTATGGGATTGAGAGCTTAAACCACGGCGTCGGGTTTGATACGGCGGCGATCGAACTGCTGCTTCCGACCTATGGGGAGGAGCTGGGGCTGAAAGGAAAAATCTGCAAATACTTTTCCCTGAATCCTCATCCCACCCTGATCCCGGCTATTGAGAGCGGGTGGATCAAGTCTATTCACAGCTTTGGCGGGGAATCCGGTATGGAGGATTATGTGGCGGCACGCTCCGATGTGTTCTTTGTGGGGCCGGACGACTCGCTGCGTTCCAACCGGACCTACTGCCAGGCGGCGGGGCATTATGGGATCGATTTATTTATAGGCGGCACGCTGCAGATAGACAAGTATGGAAACAGCAGTACGGCAACGGCCTCAAGGATTGCCGGGTTTGGGGGCGCGCCCAATATGGGCTGCGATCCGAGGGGGCGGCGGCATTCCTCTGATGCCTGGCTGAAATGCGGTTCTGAGGATGGGCTCCAGAGGCAGCTCATCGGAGAGATGCCCCGGGGACGGCGGCTGGTGGTGCAGCTCCAGGAAACATTCCGGGAGAAGATGGCGCCCGGTTTTGTGGACCGTCTGGATGCATGGAAGCTGGCGGAGAGCGCGGGGCTTCCGATCCCGCCGGTGATGATCTATGGAGATGATCTGACCCACATTGTCACGGAAGAGGGGATCGCCTATCTGCATAAGTGCGCGTCCCTTAAAGATCGGATGGCGGCGATCCGCGCGGTTGCCGGATATACGGAGATTGGGCTTTTGGAAAATCCAGAGGAGACGAAGGAACTTCGCAGGAAAGGGATCGTAAAAACCCCGGAGGATCTTGGGATCGACATAACCCGGGCAAACAGGAATCTGCTGGCGGCAAAAAATGTCAGGGATCTGGTTGCATGGTCCGGAGGGCTGTATCATCCGCCCGCTAAATTCCGCAACTGGTAG
- a CDS encoding biotin/lipoyl-containing protein, with product MKYTVKLNQKVYEVEIERAGGHATSEAASISATPPATSVEAAAPSFAKPTSAPAPSSGGAGIQVECPMPGKVLSIAASVGQTVRAGECLLVIEAMKMENEIVAPQGGTVKQILVSQGTAVDTGDVLAVLI from the coding sequence ATGAAATATACGGTAAAACTGAATCAGAAAGTCTATGAGGTGGAGATAGAGCGGGCGGGAGGCCATGCAACCTCGGAAGCGGCATCAATATCAGCAACACCACCCGCAACATCGGTTGAGGCCGCGGCCCCATCATTCGCTAAGCCCACATCCGCCCCCGCCCCATCATCCGGCGGTGCAGGGATCCAGGTGGAATGCCCGATGCCGGGCAAAGTGCTTTCCATCGCTGCATCCGTCGGGCAGACGGTAAGGGCAGGGGAATGCCTGTTGGTCATTGAGGCGATGAAGATGGAAAATGAGATCGTGGCGCCACAGGGCGGGACCGTTAAGCAGATCCTGGTATCCCAGGGGACGGCGGTAGACACGGGAGATGTTCTGGCAGTACTGATATAA
- a CDS encoding LysR family transcriptional regulator, with amino-acid sequence MDLHALSQFKKIAELQHITRAAEELHVAQPSLSRTIARLEQELGVPLFERSGKNIILNDYGKIVLKHTDQIFQEIKDIERELEEASDEKSQTVSLSLYSASKLLPGLVMAFKKAHPAVRLQIIQENLHKDPSKECDLTLYSSMQPSDSEYSVTLFAEDIFLALPESNPLAHRSSLQLSEVAHEEFICLQRGKSLRTITDTYCRIAGFEPSVVLESDSPETVRELIRAGIGISFIPSITWQGMETENLVLIPIESPQCKRYINLSWRSRGYFSPAAGLFRDFVQEYFKPYKKE; translated from the coding sequence ATGGATTTACATGCACTCAGTCAATTTAAGAAAATCGCAGAATTGCAGCATATCACCCGCGCCGCAGAAGAACTCCATGTGGCGCAGCCTTCCTTGAGCCGCACCATCGCACGGCTGGAGCAGGAACTAGGCGTACCGCTTTTTGAACGGTCCGGGAAAAATATTATATTGAATGATTATGGAAAGATTGTTCTGAAGCATACAGACCAGATATTTCAGGAGATCAAAGACATAGAGCGGGAGCTGGAAGAAGCTTCTGATGAAAAAAGCCAGACGGTCAGCCTGTCGCTGTACTCTGCCTCAAAGCTGCTTCCAGGTCTGGTCATGGCCTTTAAAAAGGCGCATCCGGCCGTCCGGCTCCAGATCATCCAGGAAAACCTGCACAAAGACCCTTCTAAAGAATGCGACCTGACCCTTTATTCTTCCATGCAGCCCAGTGACAGTGAATACTCCGTGACCCTGTTCGCCGAGGATATCTTTCTGGCGCTGCCCGAATCCAACCCTCTTGCGCATCGTTCTTCCCTGCAGTTAAGTGAAGTCGCTCATGAGGAATTCATCTGCCTGCAGCGTGGAAAAAGCCTTAGGACGATCACCGATACGTATTGCCGTATTGCAGGTTTTGAGCCTTCCGTCGTCCTGGAAAGCGACAGCCCGGAAACAGTGCGGGAATTGATCCGTGCCGGTATCGGTATTTCCTTTATCCCCTCCATCACCTGGCAGGGGATGGAGACGGAAAACCTGGTACTGATCCCGATTGAATCCCCCCAGTGCAAGCGTTACATCAACCTGTCCTGGAGAAGCCGGGGATACTTTTCCCCAGCGGCCGGATTGTTCCGTGATTTTGTGCAGGAATATTTCAAACCTTACAAAAAAGAATAA
- a CDS encoding OadG family transporter subunit, translating into MLAGQMISLGDSFIISLTGIMVVMLELAFLAVFIQVMSKALNAVVKRKEALAAAAVPAVSSEEEDELAVIMVTVLEETGLPAENVVFRSVTRVQ; encoded by the coding sequence ATGTTGGCAGGACAGATGATCAGCCTTGGTGATTCCTTTATTATTTCCCTGACAGGGATCATGGTTGTCATGCTGGAACTGGCGTTTCTGGCGGTGTTTATCCAGGTGATGTCAAAAGCTCTGAATGCAGTTGTAAAAAGAAAAGAGGCATTGGCGGCAGCTGCAGTGCCGGCCGTATCATCGGAAGAAGAGGATGAATTGGCGGTGATCATGGTGACGGTCCTGGAAGAGACGGGGCTGCCGGCGGAGAATGTGGTTTTCCGGTCAGTCACGCGGGTGCAGTGA
- a CDS encoding glycoside hydrolase family 1 protein, which yields MMKVQRGFPKDFLWGGAIAANQADGGFGEGGKGMSIADFHPYRDIKNRDDRKEDSTIRNDESALVTEPGLYYPKRHGIDFYHRFEEDLGLMEEMGLKAFRTSFDWSRIYPNGDDEEPDQEGLEYYDRLIASIKKHGMEPFMTLSHYEMPVNLAVKYGGWMNRRLVEFFSRYCETLFERYHDQVRYWIVFNQINLTTFNSLGILGNRAEDMMQAEYQGIHHQFLACARAKELAGRYQGEILVGTMLSDKLAYPATCRPEDMLFNTRKNQMQYFFPDVQLRGYYPGYAARFFEDNGIRLEISGADERLLQENTMDFLSTSYYYTKINDVSKNTYAPMDKSSNPYLGKTQWGWEIDPVGLRVNLNNYADRYPGVPIYITENGCGAVDKLELDGTVHDPYRTEYLKEHVIQMREAIADGVPLKGYLMWTPIDIVSCSSAEMKKRYGLIYVDQDDEGRGSGKRYRKDSFYWYKQVISSNGEIL from the coding sequence ATGATGAAAGTACAGCGGGGATTCCCGAAGGATTTTCTGTGGGGAGGCGCGATCGCGGCAAACCAGGCGGACGGGGGATTCGGGGAGGGCGGCAAGGGTATGTCCATTGCCGACTTCCACCCCTACCGGGATATTAAGAATCGTGATGACCGGAAAGAGGACAGCACGATCCGAAACGATGAGAGCGCCCTTGTGACGGAGCCGGGGCTTTACTATCCGAAGCGTCACGGGATTGACTTCTACCATCGGTTTGAGGAGGATTTAGGGCTTATGGAGGAGATGGGGCTTAAGGCCTTCCGCACTTCCTTCGACTGGAGCCGCATTTATCCCAATGGGGACGATGAGGAGCCTGACCAGGAAGGGCTGGAATACTATGACAGGTTGATCGCTTCCATAAAAAAACATGGTATGGAACCGTTTATGACCCTATCCCACTATGAAATGCCGGTGAACCTGGCGGTTAAATACGGCGGATGGATGAACCGGAGGCTGGTGGAGTTTTTCAGCCGGTACTGTGAGACGTTGTTTGAGCGGTACCATGATCAGGTCCGCTACTGGATCGTGTTCAACCAGATCAACCTGACGACGTTCAACTCTCTTGGCATACTGGGGAACCGGGCGGAGGATATGATGCAGGCGGAATACCAGGGGATCCATCACCAGTTTCTGGCCTGCGCCAGGGCGAAGGAGCTGGCAGGCAGATATCAGGGTGAGATTCTGGTGGGGACCATGCTCAGCGACAAGCTGGCATACCCGGCTACCTGCCGCCCGGAGGATATGCTTTTTAATACCCGGAAGAACCAGATGCAGTATTTTTTCCCGGATGTGCAGCTTCGGGGATATTACCCGGGCTATGCGGCAAGGTTTTTTGAAGATAACGGGATCAGGCTGGAGATCAGTGGGGCGGATGAACGGCTGTTGCAGGAAAATACGATGGATTTTCTCTCCACCAGCTATTACTATACAAAGATCAATGACGTATCTAAAAACACTTATGCGCCCATGGACAAATCCTCCAACCCATATCTGGGAAAGACCCAGTGGGGGTGGGAGATCGATCCTGTGGGGCTTCGGGTGAACTTAAATAACTACGCGGACCGCTATCCGGGCGTACCGATCTATATCACGGAAAATGGATGCGGGGCGGTGGATAAGCTGGAGCTGGACGGGACGGTTCATGATCCTTACCGGACCGAATATCTGAAAGAACACGTGATCCAGATGCGGGAAGCCATTGCGGACGGTGTGCCGTTAAAAGGCTATCTGATGTGGACGCCGATCGACATTGTCAGCTGTTCCTCCGCGGAGATGAAGAAACGGTACGGCCTGATCTACGTGGATCAGGACGATGAAGGCCGGGGCAGCGGGAAACGGTACCGCAAAGACAGCTTTTACTGGTATAAACAGGTGATCTCGTCAAATGGGGAGATCCTGTGA
- the mdcC gene encoding malonate decarboxylase acyl carrier protein, with amino-acid sequence MALQELNFTWKPADPYESFAPEWSHSGVAGSGDMEVLMEHRAQEGNVTVKVVTPVRGFEGVWEKVLERFVAESHVGNLHMEINDNNATPFIVSMRLKQALIEAKGGQGA; translated from the coding sequence ATGGCATTACAGGAGTTGAATTTCACATGGAAACCGGCAGACCCCTATGAATCCTTTGCGCCGGAATGGTCCCACAGCGGCGTGGCAGGCTCCGGGGATATGGAAGTCCTGATGGAGCATCGGGCGCAGGAGGGGAATGTGACGGTGAAGGTAGTGACGCCGGTGCGCGGGTTTGAAGGGGTATGGGAGAAGGTTCTGGAGAGATTCGTGGCGGAAAGCCATGTTGGAAATTTACATATGGAGATCAATGATAACAATGCGACGCCGTTTATTGTCTCCATGCGGTTAAAGCAGGCGCTGATCGAGGCGAAGGGAGGGCAGGGCGCATGA
- a CDS encoding sodium ion-translocating decarboxylase subunit beta translates to MNIVDVLVNTLQSSGFAALTARQGIMLLVSFVLLYLAIAKKFEPLLLLPIAFGMMLANLPLAGLMYDAAEAPQAALQAAMKGGSQAEVQTALAELASVHWYDSGVLRILYMGVKSGVFPCLIFMAVGAMTDFGPLLANPVSLLLGAAAQLGIYVAFMIAIALGIFTPQQAASIAIIGGADGPTAIFLTTRLAPELLGPIAVAAYSYMALIPLIQPPIMRLLTTKKERQVKMQQLRKVSKAEKIVFPIAVTAFCVLMLPSVAPLIGMLMLGNLFRESGVTDRLSDTAQNALSNIVTIMIGVTVGATTNGEQFLQVQTLAIVALGLAAFAFSTAGGVLLGKLMYYLTGGKINPLIGSAGVSAVPMAARVSQVEGRKANPANFLLMHAMGPNVAGVIGSAVAAGFLLMLFQ, encoded by the coding sequence ATGAATATTGTTGACGTACTGGTTAATACGCTGCAAAGCTCCGGGTTTGCAGCTCTGACCGCCAGGCAGGGGATCATGCTTTTGGTCTCCTTTGTGCTTCTGTATCTGGCGATCGCAAAAAAGTTTGAGCCGCTGTTGCTTCTGCCGATCGCTTTCGGTATGATGCTGGCAAATCTTCCTCTTGCTGGATTAATGTATGACGCAGCGGAGGCGCCCCAGGCGGCTCTTCAGGCAGCCATGAAGGGCGGTTCCCAGGCGGAGGTCCAGACGGCCTTAGCGGAACTGGCGTCGGTCCACTGGTATGATTCGGGGGTGCTGAGGATCCTCTATATGGGAGTAAAGAGCGGGGTATTTCCCTGTCTGATCTTCATGGCGGTAGGGGCGATGACAGATTTTGGGCCGCTGTTGGCAAACCCGGTGAGCCTTCTTTTGGGGGCGGCGGCGCAGTTGGGGATCTATGTGGCGTTTATGATCGCAATTGCGCTTGGGATCTTCACGCCGCAGCAGGCGGCATCCATCGCCATCATAGGCGGGGCCGACGGGCCGACAGCGATCTTTCTTACCACGCGTCTGGCTCCGGAGCTGCTTGGGCCGATCGCGGTTGCCGCATACTCCTATATGGCGCTGATCCCGCTGATCCAGCCGCCGATCATGCGCCTTCTGACCACCAAAAAGGAGCGGCAGGTGAAGATGCAGCAGCTTAGAAAAGTATCAAAAGCAGAAAAAATTGTATTTCCCATTGCAGTTACGGCGTTCTGCGTGTTGATGCTGCCGTCGGTGGCTCCTCTGATCGGAATGCTGATGCTGGGCAATCTGTTTCGGGAGAGCGGCGTGACGGACCGGCTGAGTGATACGGCCCAGAATGCACTGAGTAATATTGTTACGATCATGATCGGGGTCACGGTAGGGGCAACCACAAACGGAGAGCAGTTTTTGCAGGTGCAGACGCTTGCGATCGTGGCGTTGGGACTGGCAGCGTTTGCATTTTCCACGGCAGGCGGCGTGCTGTTGGGAAAACTGATGTATTATCTCACCGGAGGAAAGATCAATCCGCTGATCGGTTCGGCGGGAGTTTCCGCAGTTCCCATGGCGGCCCGGGTGTCACAGGTGGAGGGAAGGAAGGCGAACCCGGCCAATTTCCTGTTGATGCACGCTATGGGGCCAAATGTAGCCGGGGTGATCGGGTCGGCTGTGGCGGCAGGGTTTTTGCTTATGCTGTTCCAGTAG
- a CDS encoding HPr family phosphocarrier protein: MRIYRYVIMNPEGLHARLAVELAKICRDAESRIEVSCGKRKANGKEVFTVMNLYAVKGDELEFLVEGGDEEEILRLIEEFCVLQL, translated from the coding sequence ATGAGGATATACCGGTATGTGATCATGAATCCGGAAGGACTCCACGCAAGGCTCGCCGTGGAACTGGCAAAGATCTGCCGTGACGCGGAGAGCCGGATCGAAGTGTCCTGCGGTAAAAGGAAGGCCAACGGGAAGGAAGTATTCACGGTGATGAACCTGTATGCGGTCAAGGGGGATGAGCTTGAATTTCTGGTGGAGGGCGGTGACGAGGAGGAGATATTGCGGTTGATCGAGGAGTTTTGTGTTTTGCAGCTATAG